AAGGAACCGTACACATGGCACTTGAAGATATCTTCAGAGCGCTTGAGGTGCAGGCTGATCAGGAGTGCGACCAGATAGTGGGGAGCGCCCGGGACCAGGCTGACGCCATCATTAGCGAGGCGGGCGATCAGGCGGAAGCGATACGCGAAGGCCGGATCGAAGATGCCGAGCGTGTCACGCGCCAGAAGGCGATGCAGTCGGTCAATGCCGCTAAGCTCGAGAGCAAGAAGCGCGTGGCGGCCGTCAAGCAGCAGGCCGTGGCAGACGCCTTCAAGGCGGCGCTGGAAGAGCTGGGCAAGGTCCGTTCTTCGAGCAACTACGCGGCGATTCTTCGCGCGCTCGTCGAGGAGGCGGCCGCCGGTGTCGAAGGAGAGCTCGATGCGCTCGTCGATCCGGCAGACGCCGGGATTGCCGCTTCGACGTTCGCCGATCTGGGCATCAATGCCGAGATCAAGTCCGAGATCACGTCCTCGGGTGGCGTCATCATTCGCATGGCGGAAGGCCGGATCATGCGCCGCAATACCCTCGAGGATCGGCTCGAGAAGGTTGAGCCATCCATACAGTCCGATGTCGCGGAGATTCTGTTCTCATGAGTTCTGGCGCATCCACAACCCGCAAAGCGTCCCCTGGCGGCAAGGACTACGGGTACTCGAACGCCCGCATTCGCGGAATGAAGTCGCGGCTGCTTGATCGAGTATTCCTGGACAGCCTGATTGCGGCTCCAGAGATCGGCAACCTGATTCAGGACCTGTCCGACACGGAGTACGGACCAGATCTTGAAGAGGCCCTCATCCGCGGGCGGGACGCGGCTGCGGTCGACGAGGCGCTCAAGAACAACATGGTGCGTACGTTCCGGAAAGTCTTCGGCTTCCTGAATGAGGAGGCAGCGTACATTCTGGCAACGCTGCTTGGCAGGTGGGACGTCTTCAACATCAAGACGATCCTGCGTGGCAAGCACATGCAGTTGAGCACCGCGGAGATCAACGAGGGGCTGCTGCCTGCCGGCTACCTGACGCAGATCGATCTTGAGGCGCTATCGTCGATGGGGGACATCCGCGGAGTCGTCGACACGGCGGCTACGTGGGGACTGCCTTTTGCGAGTGCCATGCGTGAGGGGTATGCGGAGTACATGCGCAGCGGTGAGCTTGCCGATCTCGAGTTGGCGATGGACCGCTATTTCACCGGCTGGGCGGCCGCTCGGCTCGTTCGTCGCAGCAACAACGTCCAGATGGCGAAGCGCCTACTGGGCATCCAGGTAGATATCCTGAACCTCGTGATGGTGTTCCGTCTGCAGAAGGCGGACATGGAGTCCGTCAACGTCGAGACGTTCTTCCTCGAGGGCGGGCGGGACGTGGGCAAGGAGCTCTATCGGGAGCTGGGTCATATGTCCGACATCGACGAAGTGCTCGACCGGTTGCGCGGCACGCCGTACGGCAAGACACTGGACGACGTGTCGCTTCACTATTTGGAGACGAACACCATTGCGGTGTTCGAGCGTGCGCTCGAAGACTACCTCGTGCGCAAGGCGCTGACATACGGAACAGGGGATCCGCTAGGGATCGGGGTCGTAATCGCCTACTTGTGGGCGAAGCAGAACGAGATCACGAACCTGCGGATCATCGTGAAGGGCAAGTCGGTTGGCATGCCCGTGGACCGTGTGAGGGGAGAGCTGATCCTTGTATAAGCTCGTAGTCCTCACAGACTCGGACACCGCCGATGGATTCCGCCTGGCAGGGGTGGATGTTGAAGTCGCCGACTCAAGTGATCTTGCGCGCAAGAAGCTCAGCGCGCTTATCGACGATGAGTCGAGCGGCATCATCGCCGTGAACGAGCGCATGATGGCTGTGATAGACGAACGCACACAGCGAAAGATCGATTCTATCTATCGACCCATCGTCATCTCGCTCCCGATCCGGGAGAAGCTCGAGGTCGGCGAGGATCACCGGGCGTACCTGTCGCGCCTGATCAGGAGAGCGATAGGCTTTGACATCACTCTGAGGCGAGGCTGATCTGA
The nucleotide sequence above comes from Actinomycetota bacterium. Encoded proteins:
- a CDS encoding V-type ATP synthase subunit F, with amino-acid sequence MYKLVVLTDSDTADGFRLAGVDVEVADSSDLARKKLSALIDDESSGIIAVNERMMAVIDERTQRKIDSIYRPIVISLPIREKLEVGEDHRAYLSRLIRRAIGFDITLRRG
- a CDS encoding V-type ATP synthase subunit E, encoding MALEDIFRALEVQADQECDQIVGSARDQADAIISEAGDQAEAIREGRIEDAERVTRQKAMQSVNAAKLESKKRVAAVKQQAVADAFKAALEELGKVRSSSNYAAILRALVEEAAAGVEGELDALVDPADAGIAASTFADLGINAEIKSEITSSGGVIIRMAEGRIMRRNTLEDRLEKVEPSIQSDVAEILFS
- the ahaC gene encoding ATP synthase A1 subunit C, coding for MSSGASTTRKASPGGKDYGYSNARIRGMKSRLLDRVFLDSLIAAPEIGNLIQDLSDTEYGPDLEEALIRGRDAAAVDEALKNNMVRTFRKVFGFLNEEAAYILATLLGRWDVFNIKTILRGKHMQLSTAEINEGLLPAGYLTQIDLEALSSMGDIRGVVDTAATWGLPFASAMREGYAEYMRSGELADLELAMDRYFTGWAAARLVRRSNNVQMAKRLLGIQVDILNLVMVFRLQKADMESVNVETFFLEGGRDVGKELYRELGHMSDIDEVLDRLRGTPYGKTLDDVSLHYLETNTIAVFERALEDYLVRKALTYGTGDPLGIGVVIAYLWAKQNEITNLRIIVKGKSVGMPVDRVRGELILV